A stretch of Mus caroli chromosome 5, CAROLI_EIJ_v1.1, whole genome shotgun sequence DNA encodes these proteins:
- the Supt7l gene encoding STAGA complex 65 subunit gamma: protein MLRYWGEIPIPTGQTNRSSFDLLPREFRLVEVHDPPLHQPSANKPKPPTMLDIPSEPCSLTIHTIQLIQHNRRLRSLIATAQTQSQQQTEGVKAEESEPLPSCPGSPPLPDDLQPLDCKNPNAPFQIRHSDPESDFYRGKGEPVTELSWHSCRQLLYQAVATILAHTGFECANESVLETLTDVAHEYCLKFTKLLRFAVDREALLGQTPFPDVMEQVFHEVGIGSVLSLQKFWQHRIKDYHTYMLQISKQLSEDYERIVNPEKATEDTKPVKIKEEPVSDITFPVSEELEADLAPGDQSLPIGVLGAQSERFPSNLEVEASPQAPSAEVNASPLWNLAHVKMEPQESEEGNVSAHGVLGSDVFEEPMSGMSEAGLPQSPDDSDSSYGSHSTDSLMGSSPVFSQRCRKRMRKI from the exons ATGCTGAGGTACTGGGGAGAGATACCGATACCGACAGGACAGACCAACAGAAGTTCCTTTGATCTGCTCCCACGGGAGTTCCGTCTGGTGGAAGTCCATGACCCGCCCCTGCACCAGCCCTCAGCCAACAAGCCGAAGCCCCCCACGATGCTGGACATTCCCTCAGAACCGTGTAGCCTCACCATCCATACCATTCAGTTGATCCAACACAACCGACGTCTGCGCAGCCTTATTGCCACAGCTCAGACCCAGAGTCAGCAGCAGACAGAGGGTGTGAAGGCTGAAGAGAGTGAACCTCTTCCCTCCTGCCCTGGCTCACCTCCTCTCCCTGATGACCTCCAGCCTTTAGACTGTAAAAATCCCAATGCTCCATTCCAGATCCGGCACAGTGACCCAGAGAGTGACTTTTACCG cGGGAAAGGAGAACCTGTGACAGAGCTGAGCTGGCACTCCTGCCGTCAGCTCCTCTACCAAGCAGTCGCCACAATCCTGGCCCACACAGGCTTTGAGTGTGCTAATGAAAGTGTCCTGGAGACCCTAACTGACGTGGCACATGAATACTGCCTCAAGTTCACCAAGCTGCTGCGCTTTGCTGTCGACCGAGAGGCCCTGCTGGGACAGACTCCTTTCCCTGATGTAATGGAACAGGTGTTCCATGAAGTGGGCATTGGCAGTGTGCTCTCCCTGCAGAAGTTCTGGCAGCACCGCATCAAGGACTATCACACTTACATGCTACAG ATTAGTAAGCAGCTCTCTGAAGACTATGAAAGGATTGTGAATCCCGAGAAGGCCACAGAAGACACTAAACCTGTGAAGATCAAGGAAGAGCCTGTGAGCGACATCACATTTCCTGTCAGTGAGGAGCTGGAGGCCGACCTTGCTCCTGGGGATCAGTCCTTACCCATCGGGGTCCTCGGGGCTCAGAGTGAGCGCTTCCCATCCAACCTGGAGGTGGAGGCTTCGCCACAGGCTCCAA GTGCCGAGGTCAATGCTTCTCCTCTCTGGAACCTGGCTCACGTGAAAATGGAGCCTCAAGAAAGTGAAGAGGGCAATGTGTCTGCGCATGGGGTGCTGGGCAGTGATGTCTTTGAGGAGCCAATGTCAGGCATGAGTGAGGCTGGACTCCCTCAGAGCCCTGACGACTCAGACAGCAGCTATGGTTCCCACTCCACTGACAGCCTCATGGGGTCGTCCCCTGTTTTCAGTCAGCGCtgcaggaagaggatgaggaagattTAA